CGGACAATGCACCAGGTAGACGCCACGTTCCCCTTCCTGCCAGGCTGGCCTGATTCCCTGAAAGGACCCCACGCCTTTCAGCAGCCTGGACTTCCCTTTTCTCCCTGGACTCTGGAGCTTCTTCCTCACCCCCTGCCCTGGGAACTCGGTCGCTTGGGCCCCAGAGGGCTTCAGACTTGGGGGTGGACAGAAAGCATTTGGGCTTTCCACATGTCAGGGGGCGACACATGATGCAGGTGGGACGGGGTGGACAGTGTGACTGAGAGATGAGAAGGGATGGGTTTGTCTGCACAGCCCTTCCTGGGATCCAATTATCGACCCAAGAAGAGGGCAAGGCTGGGGGCTTAGGGGAGGGGCTCTACCCCCTAGGGTCTGCTCCCAGGACGACccagcagagaaaggagaaagctaAGGAGGAAAGTTTTCTTCAGCCAGCTCTGGAGTTTACAGTTTGGAGGTTTTGCCACCTTCACTGCAAAACCCCCACCCGACACCTAGCAGGGTGGAAACGGACAGAGGCAGGGATCATGGCCCCCAGCTTTTGACAGAAGAACCCTGGGTCCCTGACAGAGGTAGAGGCTAGCACAGGGTCTCCTCGATACATCCTGGGCAGAGCCAGGGACTCACACTAGGCGCCCCCTCCCTCCAAGGCCCCTGAACTCAATCCTGTGTCCTGGGCAGGGATGGAGGGTAATGGTCTGAAGCGCCCCCCCGCCTCGCCCCAAGCTTCTGGGGTtcatgttctctctttttctcctccttcctcttaTGCCTCTGCCTCTCCCTGCACGTTAGGAGTAGGGGACACCTAGGATGCTGGACAATGCCTCCCTTTGTCCAGGCCTGTAAGAAGCAGCTGCCCACTGCCCACTGCCCTGGACGTGGGACACCAGCCCGAGTGTGCTAAGATTCCTGACATAGGACACAAGATCTATTTAGGAATTCTGCTGGAGACCTGGGAAGAAGGGACAGCGGGAGGGGCCTTGGAGGGCCAACTCCATATGAAGCTGTAATGAAGCCTCTGCCTCCTTGTCGCTTTCTGTACGACTTTGTCTCcctatttctgtttccttttttctctgtctATATCACTGTTTatgtctttatgtttttttttctctttgcatttctctCTAGGTATCCATCTCTGTCTATCTGTCTTTTTCCTTTGAGTGTGTgtctatttctgtgtttttttctctctgttcctaaCTCTCTTGCTTTCCATGTCTTGACTCTgactctgtctctgtctctttctctgtctttgtttctGTTCCCTTTTGTCGCCCTCTCAGTTCCCTTTGGGTTTCTGTCTCTTTGTTTTGAtctttttctgtgtataaatattCATGCcaccctctctctctgtcattcCCTTCCCAGGCTGCCCACTACCCCTGGCTTTCTCCAGCTGTGAACAGCTCAGTGGGGCAGGAGCCCCAGAAGCAACTGTCAGAGGCACTGGCTGGGGTCCGGGGAACCCCTCGAGAGGATGGGCTGCCCCAGCTCACCGTCATCGTCGCTGTCTTTGTCCTGCTGGCAGTTGGTATCGTGGTGGCAGTCCACTTTGGGCCAAGCCTGCACCAGGGCCATGCCACTCTCCCCACAGAGCCACCAGCCCCAAAGCCAGAGGGTGGCATCCACCTCACCAAGTGGCGGATTCTGGGCCCGCAGGACAGTCATGAAGAAGCTCAGCGGGGactgcctgcccctgcccctgccccctgctctGCACCCGCTGGGCCCAGGTCCAGCATCGATGAAATTACAATTCTGTAGGTGGAAGACTTTGGAAAGTTGGCCCGACCTGGTTCAGAACAAGAAACTAGCCAAAACTTTAGGACAGAAGCAAACTGGAACCTGGGCATCAGGCCTTCAGGGAAGTATGCATGGACTTCACTGGCGTTGCCCTCTGAGCAGAATATTTATAGAGAAAGCCCTTTGTGgacaggagaaataaaagaagcctGAGGTCTCTGCCCAGAAACATGCTGTTGTAAGCATCTCCCGTGTTCAAGGTCATCCTTACAAAACCGTTCCTTCTTCTTCCGATACCCCCAGACCCCTGAACCTCCTTCTCTGATTCTCTGCTCCCTTCTCACTCTTAATCTTCTCCCCTTTGGTGTCTAAGTGGGTCTAATATGGAAGATTCCACCATCCACTCTTACCCCCATGCAGGGATGTCAGGACCTGAAGAGGCCCTGTCCCTCAGCCTGGTACCATGAGGGCCAGCCAGGGAGAGCCGAGGCAAAGAATCCAAGAGTTCTACCTTCCCTGAGACTCATTAGGActcagggaaggaaggaaaatctgTTGTCTCTCACCGACTGGGGGGCAGTCCTTTGACTGTCAAGATCCCAGGCCTTGCTGACATTCTCCAAGGTCCTCACAAGCCCCAAGTACCATTTACAGCTCCCAAGATTAGCTCTGAATGGTCCCCATTGGCTCTGTCTTGCCTCCCCGGGGgttggaggtggtggtggggagtgTGTGGGGTTCTTAGTCTACCCCCTCCCCACTTTCTGTGTGCACGGGCCTGTTGGAACCAGCCCGGAATTTATTACAGAACATTTCCCAGATCTAGAACATTCCAACTAGAgggaaaacaggaaaggaaaaggaggtcCATGGAGCttgtttggaaaggaaagagtatGAAGTGGACCAGGACAGGGAGGGGCATGGGGACAGTTAGCAAGGAGGTCGGGACAAGGCAGCAGGTCAGGAAGGCAAAGCCGAGCCTCCTGGCGGTTCTCTGACAAGGTGCTCCCTTCCCTGGCACCTCTAAATCCTACTCACCTTCAGGCAGGAGAATATACAAGCAGATGTGTGTGGAGGGACATCTGAGTGCTTTATCCCAGGGGTTACATGAGGACAACAAGCAAACCCTGGAGCCTCCCTGTTGCGAGACCCCAGCACAGTCCGAATGGCCAGAAAATAACAGAAGACGGAGAGGAGGAGAGGCGGGGATGGTGGTGTGGGCAGAGGACAGGCTCGCCTCCTTCAGGGCTGGTGAGGGGCAGCTAGACTTTTAAGAGCTGCACCTCCTTATGGTCCAGCTGTGCGCTGGGGCCCGCTCGGCTGCGGGCCTACACACACGGCCCTGTTCACTCCTCACAACAACCTGGAGAGGGGGGGCCCCCGTGATCCCCATTtacagaaactgaggcttaacAAGACACCCAGGGGGCCACAGGCACTGAGTGGCAGAGTCCGGATTTGAAACTGGAGACATCAGACTCCACAGCCAGAGCGCGGGCTGGGGGCTGGATGGGTGGGGGAAGGTCCCTTTGGGAAGAACCTGATTTGGGCGTGGTTTCTAGGTGTAGAGGTGATCAGCGGGATCCTTAGGCATTGGGGCA
This region of Tamandua tetradactyla isolate mTamTet1 chromosome 20, mTamTet1.pri, whole genome shotgun sequence genomic DNA includes:
- the SMIM33 gene encoding small integral membrane protein 33, whose protein sequence is MHQAAHYPWLSPAVNSSVGQEPQKQLSEALAGVRGTPREDGLPQLTVIVAVFVLLAVGIVVAVHFGPSLHQGHATLPTEPPAPKPEGGIHLTKWRILGPQDSHEEAQRGLPAPAPAPCSAPAGPRSSIDEITIL